The nucleotide window GGCCTGGTGGAACTTGAGTTCCCGAGCAATATTTAATGCTGGGATCAAGTGTCCTCCTGTTCCACCGCCTGCGAACATCATTCGCATTTAGACTTCCAATCTGATTTTGATCGTTTAATAAAATAGTTTTCTCCATCGAAACTGTCGCGTGAGACGAGATATTCAGTAAAATTCCACAAGAAGCCATAGTAACCACAAGAGCGGAACCTCCATAACTAATAAAAGGTAATGGAATTCCCGTTGTAGGTAATAGCTTCAGCACCACTCCTACATTCAATGTTGCATAGACAAAAATCATCGAGACAAGGCCGATAGCGAGATTGCATCCAAACCTGTCTGGTGCACGCATGGCAATTTTTATACCTCTCCAACAGAAAAGAAGGAATAGAGCCATTACAATGATCGTTCCTGCGAAACCCAATTCTTCACCAATGACAGCGAAGATGAAATCGGTGTGAATTTCCGGCACATAGAATAGCTTCTGGACACCATTGCCTATTCCTTTACCGATTAAACCTCCGGTTCCGATAGCTATCAGGGATTGATTAATCTGGAATCCGGAGCCGAGTGGGTCACCACCCTGTAAGAATGTGACAATTCTTACGCGAGCATGATCGGAATGAGCCATTCCGAAGGCAAGAATACCCGCAGTGGGTAACCCTATATATGCTAGGAACCTCATTGGAACACCAGCCACGAAAAACATAATGACAGTTACTATTGTTAAAGCTATAGCCATTCCATAATTTGGTTGTATAACAATGAAAGCGACTAAAAAGCCCACAATTGCAACAGCGGGGGCAAAACCTTTCCAGAAATCATCTAAGAGTTCTGCTTTTTTAGCAAGATATTCTGCTAGAAAGATAACTAGAGCTATCTTGGCAAATTCCGAAGGCTGCAGGCTTTGATTGCCAATTTTAATCCATCTTGTTGCACCTTTAACAGCATCCCCGGCAATAGATGGAATTGCAGTAGCTACTACCAATATTGAAGTTATTCCTAAAAAGACCCATGATAACCGTTTATATTTCCTGTAATCGATCTTCGCGGCAGCAAACATCACAATTGCTCCAACAGCTACACGGAATAGTTCTTTTTTTAGGTAATAAGAGGAATCCCCGATCCTTGAATTCTTGGCGCACATAATACTTGTAGCGGAGTAAATCATTACTACTCCGAAAGATAGGAGTATAACCGTTATAAACAGAAGCTTTTTGTCGAACTTATTATTCATGAGCAATTATTTTTATTACCTCTTGAGTGAACATCTCACCTCTTTGTTCATAATTGTCGAACATATCATAGCTAGCACATCCCGGTGAAAGGAGAACAATATCCCCTGAGTGGGCTAGCTTAGATGCCTTTTTTACTGCATGGGAAAGCGAATCTTCTCGATCTATAGGGATTTTTCTGCCCCAAGCTTTTTCGATTATTTCAGCGGTTACACCAATTAAAATTGCATGTTTAACCTTTTTAGCGACCAATTCGGTTAAATCGCTAAAATCGGCCCCTTTATCGGAACCTCCGGCTATAAGGATTATGTTGTTCTTAAAACTTTCCAAAGCAACTTTGAGAGAATCGATATTAGTTGCTTTGCTATCGTTTATAAAAACAACATTCTTCGACTCTCCAACCTTCTCCAGTCTGTGTTTAAGACCCTTGAATCCACGAAGTGCTTTTCTTATGGCCTCTTCGGGGATATCGAATGGAATCGTGCATGCCACAGCTGCGCATGCATTGGAAACATTATGTGGCCCTGGAATACCCATCTGTTCGCAAGGAATAAGCTCGATTGTTTTTCCTTTGAGATTTTTCATAGTGATAACACCATTACGGACGAAACAACCTGTTACGTTTAGGTCATGCCTTCCAAACAACATCACCCGCCCGAGGACTTTAACTGCTAACATAGCAACCTTGGCATCATCCATAGAGAGGATGCTGTAGTCGCTCGCGACCTGATTCATAAAAATTCTTTCTTTTGCCGCGAAATAATTGAATTCATTGCTGTGTCTATTTAGGTGATCTGCGCTCAAATTCAGCATACAAGCCACAAAAGGTCGAAAATCGACAATCCTTTCAAGTTGAAAAGACGACAACTCGATACAATGAATGGTGTTTGAGGTAGCTGAAAGCGCAACATCACAAAATGGTGTTCCAATATTGCCCACAACATTATTATCTTTGCCAGCAGCTTTCAATATTTCTCCAATTAGTGTAACGGTTGTTGATTTTCCGTTACTTCCTGTTATGCCTATGATTTTGCCTTTAGAAACCCTAAAACCGAGTTCTATCTCCGGAATTATTGGAAGCGAAGGCCTGAGATTAGCCGCTTGCTCGAGTATCTCTATGTCCATTGGAACACCGGGAGAAACCACAATCTCGTCGGCAAGACGATATAATGTTTCGGTATGCTTTCCAAGCTCGACGGAAGCGCCGAGATTCCTGAGTATATCGGCCCGGGATTCGAGAATGTGATTATACTGGCCATCACTCACGAAAACAAAAGCCCCAAGGTCTATCAAGAGCTTAGCGGCTGAAAAACCGCTTTTTCCAAGACCTAAAACAGAGATTCTCTTACCCAAATATTCCATTATTACCTTATCTTGAAAGTAGCCAAACCCACAAGGGCACAAATTATCCCAATAATCCAAAACCTGGTTACCACCCGAGTTTCCGGCCAACCTGATAACTCGAAATGGTGATGAATCGGTGTCATTTTAAACACCCTTTTACCTGTCGATTTAAAACTTGCGACCTGAATAATAACACTTAGTGTTTCGATTACGAACACTCCACCGACTATTACCAATAAAAACTCTTTTTTTAGCAAGATAGCTACAGTGCCAAAGGCAGCACCCAGTGCCAAGGCTCCAGTATCACCCATAATCACTTGAGCAGGATGAGAATTAAACCATAAGAAACCGAGAGTTGCACCAGTGATAGCGCCAGAAAACACAGCCAACTCACCAGCACCGGGCAGATATACCAAATTAAGGTAGTTAGAAAAATCGACACGGCCTACCACATATGCGGTCATTGTTAAGAAAGCGGCAACGATACCAG belongs to bacterium and includes:
- the murD gene encoding UDP-N-acetylmuramoyl-L-alanine--D-glutamate ligase; protein product: MGKRISVLGLGKSGFSAAKLLIDLGAFVFVSDGQYNHILESRADILRNLGASVELGKHTETLYRLADEIVVSPGVPMDIEILEQAANLRPSLPIIPEIELGFRVSKGKIIGITGSNGKSTTVTLIGEILKAAGKDNNVVGNIGTPFCDVALSATSNTIHCIELSSFQLERIVDFRPFVACMLNLSADHLNRHSNEFNYFAAKERIFMNQVASDYSILSMDDAKVAMLAVKVLGRVMLFGRHDLNVTGCFVRNGVITMKNLKGKTIELIPCEQMGIPGPHNVSNACAAVACTIPFDIPEEAIRKALRGFKGLKHRLEKVGESKNVVFINDSKATNIDSLKVALESFKNNIILIAGGSDKGADFSDLTELVAKKVKHAILIGVTAEIIEKAWGRKIPIDREDSLSHAVKKASKLAHSGDIVLLSPGCASYDMFDNYEQRGEMFTQEVIKIIAHE
- the ftsW gene encoding putative lipid II flippase FtsW, with product MNNKFDKKLLFITVILLSFGVVMIYSATSIMCAKNSRIGDSSYYLKKELFRVAVGAIVMFAAAKIDYRKYKRLSWVFLGITSILVVATAIPSIAGDAVKGATRWIKIGNQSLQPSEFAKIALVIFLAEYLAKKAELLDDFWKGFAPAVAIVGFLVAFIVIQPNYGMAIALTIVTVIMFFVAGVPMRFLAYIGLPTAGILAFGMAHSDHARVRIVTFLQGGDPLGSGFQINQSLIAIGTGGLIGKGIGNGVQKLFYVPEIHTDFIFAVIGEELGFAGTIIVMALFLLFCWRGIKIAMRAPDRFGCNLAIGLVSMIFVYATLNVGVVLKLLPTTGIPLPFISYGGSALVVTMASCGILLNISSHATVSMEKTILLNDQNQIGSLNANDVRRRWNRRTLDPSIKYCSGTQVPPG